Within Desulfobacter sp., the genomic segment CGGCAAAATGGTCTTTTATCATCCGGATGGCTAAAAAGCAAGATTAATTTTGTTTTTTTAGGAAGTTGCGCAGGGAATCGGCAATTGTCCTGGCGTATGGCTGCAGGAATTTTTTTCTCGTTTCCCCGGTGACGGGAATCTGGGTTATGGAAACGGGTTCAATGAGAATGGCAGGGGCGGCAACCCCTTCCAGGGATACCAGCGGGGCGTTAAACAGGGTTGTCTGGAGGGGGGGCGATCCGGCCTGCAGATGGGCGGCCAGTGTTTTGGCCAATTTTTGTGACCGCGGCCGGGCAGTGATGGCCCGGGCCTCCCATTGATCCGGGGCCGGTGTGCCGGGGTGGTCATAGTAATAGATAAAGGCCGTGTCCGGGCCGGCATGGTGCAGATGGATACTGATAAAAAGGTCAGCATGATTTTGATTGGCAAATGCTGCCCGCTGTCCCGGGGATGACTGGACGGAGGCTGTCCGGTCTCGGGTGAGTTTGACGGTGAAAAAATCGGATAACTCTGCGGCTGTCAGTCTGGCCAGTTCAAGGGTGATGTCTTTTTCCTTTACTCCCGCAGGGGTGGTGAGCCCAGTGTCGCTGCCGCCGTGTCCGGGGTCCAGAATGATGGTTTTCTGGCGGGTTTTGATGTTTGCTGCATGGCCCGAAACGGTGCAGAGCAGTGTAAAAATCACCAGTGTGGATAGTGCTAAAAATCTTTCTTTGGTCAATTTTCTTGACACCTTTTTATATAAGCGTTATTTTAATAAACTTTGTGTAAAGTGTATATGCCTTGCATAGTTAAGTAGTTATGGCATATTTTTTTTTATTTTTGAAGCCGTGTTATCCGTAACACCAATTTAATTGAATACAACAGGACAGAAACATGCAGGTAAAAATCGAAGATCAGAGCAGTGTCAAAAAGGTGCTTTCTTTTGAAATCTCCAAAGACAAAGTGGCCAAAGAGCTGAATAAAGCTTACAATGAATTGAAAAAGAACGCTGATATCAAAGGCTTCAGAAAGGGGAAAATTCCGAGAAAAGTCCTTGAAAACAGATTTGCGGCCGATGTGCATGCCGATGTCGCTCCCCGTCTGATCCAGGATGCATTTGTCGAGGCCGTCAGAGAGAATGAGCTTAATGTCGTGGGCGGCCCCCAGCTGGATCCCCCCGAGCTGAATCCCGATGCTGACTATGTTTTTGATATTACCGTTGAGGTGAAGCCTGAACTGGAAAATATTGAGTTTGAAGGCCTTGAGCTTGAAAAAACCAAATACGAAGTCTCCGATGCCGAGATCGACAGCCAGATTTATATGATCCAGAAGACCATGGCCAAAAAAGAGCCTGTGGCTGAAGAACGTCCGGTGAAAGACTCTGATTTCGTTCTCATTGATTACGAAGGATTCCTCAACGGCGAAGTTTATGAACATACTCCCAAAGTGGAAAACTATGTCATGGGCATCAACCAGGGTGCATTGCCCAAGGAATTCTCAGAAAAACTCATCGGTGCCATTCCGGTCCAGGACCTGGATATAGAGGTGGCCTATGCCGATGATTTCAATGATGAAAATCTCAAGGGCAGAACCATTGTCTATAAGGTAAGCCTCAAGGAGATCCAGGAAGAGGTGCTGCCCGAAGCCAATGACGATCTGGTCAAAGGGCTGGGCAAGTTTGAAACCCTTCAAGAGGTCAAAGATTCCATCCGCGACAACCTGTCCAAGGGGATTGAGCAGCGGGTGAAACATGAAATGAGCGAGCAGATTTTCCAGGCCCTGCTGTCAAAGATCGAGTTTGAGGTGCCCGAGGCGCTGATCGAAGGGGAACTCAACGGCATCATTGCTGAAACCGAGCAGGCGTATACCAACAATAATACCAGCCTGGAAGAGGCCGGCCTTGACAAAGAGGAAATGAAGGTCAAATACCGCGATGTGGCAGAAAAACAGGCCCGCCGCCACCTGATTCTCGATCAAATCATTTCCCAGGAAAAACTGGAGCTGACCGAAGAGGAGATGGACGCCAGCTTTGAGGAAATGGCCCAGGCCATGGGTGCCACCAAGGACGCTGTGAAAAACTATTTCAACATGGATCCCCGGCAGCTTGAATATTATAAGCACACCCAGCTTGAAAAAAAGGCCGTTGACCTTATAATAGAAAAAGGCAGTGTCACCGAAGTCGAGCCCAAAACTGCCGAAGCGGATGCCGGAGACGACGCATCCGAAGAAACTGAAGAATAATCAACGATTCCGTTGGGCGCGGATAATGAAATAAAGATAATGACAAGGAGTTGAATCGTGCCTCTTATTCCAATGGTTGTTGAACAGAGCAACAGGGGAGAACGTGCCTATGACATTTATTCACGGCTATTGAAGGACAGGATTATTTTCCTGGGCTCGGCCATTGATGATGAAATCGCAAACCTCATTGTGGCCCAGCTGCTCTTTCTTGAATCTGAAGATCCTGAAAAGGATATCAGCTTCTACATCAATTCCCCCGGTGGCGTGGTAACGGCCGGCATGGCCATTTACGACACCATCCAGTACATTAAGCCGGATGTGGCAACGGTGTGCATCGGACAGGCCGCCAGCATGGGCGCCCTGCTTCTGGCTGCCGGCACCACCGGAAAACGGTTTGCCCTGCCCAATTCCAGGATTATGATCCACCAGCCGCTGGGCGGTGCCCAGGGCCAGGCCACGGACATTAAAATCCAGGCCAATGAGATCCTGAGAATGAAAGACAATCTGAATCAGATTCTGTCCACCCATACCGGACAGACCCTTGAAAAGGTGGCCGAGGATACGGACCGCGATTATTTCATGTCCGGTACCGAAGCCAAAGAGTACGGTCTCGTAGACCGTGTGGTGGCGGACAGAAAAGAGTTGGAACAAGTGTCAGACGAGGAGGCTTCAAAGGAGTCGTAAAATATGGCCAAAAAAGATGAAACAAATGATCAGTTCTTCTGTTCTTTTTGCGGGAAAAACCAGAAAGAAGTCAAGAAACTGATTGCCGGGCCAAGTGTTTACATCTGCAACGAGTGCATCAAGCTGTGCAGTGAAATCGTTGAAGATGAAGAAAAAGAACAAGCTGCCAAAGCCGAAGGGGCTGCCAAGGAGTTTATGGTGCCCAAACAGATCAAGGAGCAGCTGGATTCCTATGTCATTGAGCAGGACAGGGCCAAAAAGGTCCTGTCCGTGGCTGTTTATAACCATTATAAACGCCTGGCGTCCCATTTGGAGAAGTCGCGGGATGATGTGGAAATCCAGAAGAGTAATATCCTGATTATCGGGCCCACCGGCTGCGGTAAAACCCTTCTGGCCCAGACATTGGCCAGGTTCCTGGATGTGCCCTTTGCCATCGCCGATGCCACGGCCCTGACCGAGGCCGGCTACGTGGGTGAGGATGTGGAAAATAT encodes:
- a CDS encoding N-acetylmuramoyl-L-alanine amidase, with amino-acid sequence MTKERFLALSTLVIFTLLCTVSGHAANIKTRQKTIILDPGHGGSDTGLTTPAGVKEKDITLELARLTAAELSDFFTVKLTRDRTASVQSSPGQRAAFANQNHADLFISIHLHHAGPDTAFIYYYDHPGTPAPDQWEARAITARPRSQKLAKTLAAHLQAGSPPLQTTLFNAPLVSLEGVAAPAILIEPVSITQIPVTGETRKKFLQPYARTIADSLRNFLKKQN
- the tig gene encoding trigger factor encodes the protein MQVKIEDQSSVKKVLSFEISKDKVAKELNKAYNELKKNADIKGFRKGKIPRKVLENRFAADVHADVAPRLIQDAFVEAVRENELNVVGGPQLDPPELNPDADYVFDITVEVKPELENIEFEGLELEKTKYEVSDAEIDSQIYMIQKTMAKKEPVAEERPVKDSDFVLIDYEGFLNGEVYEHTPKVENYVMGINQGALPKEFSEKLIGAIPVQDLDIEVAYADDFNDENLKGRTIVYKVSLKEIQEEVLPEANDDLVKGLGKFETLQEVKDSIRDNLSKGIEQRVKHEMSEQIFQALLSKIEFEVPEALIEGELNGIIAETEQAYTNNNTSLEEAGLDKEEMKVKYRDVAEKQARRHLILDQIISQEKLELTEEEMDASFEEMAQAMGATKDAVKNYFNMDPRQLEYYKHTQLEKKAVDLIIEKGSVTEVEPKTAEADAGDDASEETEE
- the clpP gene encoding ATP-dependent Clp endopeptidase proteolytic subunit ClpP yields the protein MVVEQSNRGERAYDIYSRLLKDRIIFLGSAIDDEIANLIVAQLLFLESEDPEKDISFYINSPGGVVTAGMAIYDTIQYIKPDVATVCIGQAASMGALLLAAGTTGKRFALPNSRIMIHQPLGGAQGQATDIKIQANEILRMKDNLNQILSTHTGQTLEKVAEDTDRDYFMSGTEAKEYGLVDRVVADRKELEQVSDEEASKES